The sequence GACTGTATACGCTGGCGCTGGTACCCATGCTACGCATTGTCATTTTAGTGCTGGCGCTGGTGATGATAGTGCCGCGTATTATCGAGCCCACACTGCAGAACATGGTTGCAACCCTGGGCGCGGCTGGTTTAGCCATAGGCTTTGCGCTGAAAGACTATGTGAGTAGCTTAATTGCAGGCGTCGTGGCTATTCATGAAATGCCCTATCGGCCGGGAGACTGGATAGAAGTCGACGGGACGTACGGTGAAGTGACTCATATCGGCATGCGCACGGTCGAACTGGTGACCAATGACGACACGGTTATCTGGGTGCCACACCTTAAACTGTGGGATAACCTAATACATAATGCGAATAATGGTGGCCCCAGCTTAATGTGTATTGCCGAGTTTTATACCCAGCCGGAAGCGGATGCCTTTCAAATTCGCGATGCGCTGGAAGAAGTTGCCTTGACCAGCCCATACCTGCAGCTTGGTAAGCCCATAACTGTAACCGCAGCCGAGCAACCGTGGGGCACTAAATATCGCTTAAAAGCCTATCCAATTGACCCCCGGCAGCAGTTCCAGTTTATTACCGATATGACCGCAAGAGGAAAGCGCCGTTTACTTGAGCTTGGCGTTAAGTTTGCG comes from Idiomarina sp. X4 and encodes:
- a CDS encoding mechanosensitive ion channel family protein, giving the protein METESLKDVAGIFKSLDAFAIFEIAVIIAFAVAFVWLTQKVLPWVASQLHGKRRLYTLALVPMLRIVILVLALVMIVPRIIEPTLQNMVATLGAAGLAIGFALKDYVSSLIAGVVAIHEMPYRPGDWIEVDGTYGEVTHIGMRTVELVTNDDTVIWVPHLKLWDNLIHNANNGGPSLMCIAEFYTQPEADAFQIRDALEEVALTSPYLQLGKPITVTAAEQPWGTKYRLKAYPIDPRQQFQFITDMTARGKRRLLELGVKFAKVESDEALELSS